ATCTATTTCAGTCCAAATCAAACTGCGTACCATACCTGGTCTAGCTGCCGTTAATATTAAAAATTCAAGTGCCTTTGGAGCTATTCCTTTTATATCTCTTAAATCTTTTATAAATTGGGATACTTCTTCTGGAGGAAGAGCTTTGTAATGGCTTTTTGTTTTATTTTTATCAGGATTAGGCATTAAAGTGCTTAGATGCCCATCCCATCTTGCAGGATTAAATTTAGAAGGTAAGATTTCAGATGCTATTGCATAATCAAAAATAGCTTTTAATCTTTGCTGAACTTTTTTACCCATATCTGCAGTTGTTAGCCAGATAGGATCAAGAATCTTTCGAATGTGATTTGTATCTATATCTTCAATGTTTAAATCACCAATAACCTTGAATGCATGATTTTCAAGAGAATTAATCCAGCTTTTTCTTCCCTTATCATTTTTAAGTTCCGGACTAATTTTTGTTTTATGATAGTGGTATGCTATTTCAGAAAAACTCTTGAATTTTTTTGCTTTTTCTTTTTTTCTTTCTTCAATGGGATTTATGCCTTTATATATTTGATCTTTTATTTCTCTTGCTCTTTCCCTGTTGTCATAATCAAGCCCTCCGCATTTCAACAACTTCACCAATTGATTTTTTACCATCGCAATATTTAGCCCAGTCTGACATTAAAGGCCGACGTTCTTCGAGTAGTTCATTTCTTGCATAAGCTGACCTTGTGGCATCACTATTTACATGAGCAAGTGCAAGCTCTGATAGTTCATCAGAATAATTAACATGACCGTACCGCTGTGGCTGTCTTGCCCAGTCTTTAAAAGTACTCCTAAAGCCATGAGGAACAACAAGCCTTCCTGTTGTTTCGTCTGTGTATGTCTTTCCTTTTTTATCAAGTCTCCTGATA
This is a stretch of genomic DNA from Desulforegulaceae bacterium. It encodes these proteins:
- a CDS encoding site-specific integrase, whose product is MKCGGLDYDNRERAREIKDQIYKGINPIEERKKEKAKKFKSFSEIAYHYHKTKISPELKNDKGRKSWINSLENHAFKVIGDLNIEDIDTNHIRKILDPIWLTTADMGKKVQQRLKAIFDYAIASEILPSKFNPARWDGHLSTLMPNPDKNKTKSHYKALPPEEVSQFIKDLRDIKGIAPKALEFLILTAARPGMVRSLIWTEIDLSQKVWSIPNFKMKKNERGQRIPLSEQAVELLINLPKINEYIFPSPRGKALSDGAMNSIIKNLDKKGKKYIDPKLNDLINPHGFRSTFKDWARQPKKYNHPFYSDELSELALAHVNSDETSAAYARNELLEERRPMMEEWGKFCR